A segment of the Desulfomicrobium macestii genome:
GAATTCAGTCTTGAATTTCGTTTTCTGCACAAGAAGGGATATCCCGTCTCCCTCCTGCTCCAGTCCATTGCCTCGCCCCTGCCGCCCGGCGGCACCCCGGACAGGATCGAGGGCATGATCATGGACATGACCCGCAACTCCTATCTGGACAAGCTTCTGCGGCAGAACGAGAAGCTCAGCATGCTGCGCACCATGACCGAAGAGGTGGCGCACGAAATACGCAATCCCCTGGTCGCCCTTGGCGGCTTCGCCCGACAACTGCGCCTGCGCTACCCGGAAGCCGTCGAAACCAGGGTCATCCTGGAAGAATGCAACCGGCTCGAACGCCTGCTCCAGCGTATCACCGCCTATCTCGAACCCATCGACGTCACGCTGACCCCCTGCCAGCTGGCCCCCACGGTGAACTTCATCATGAGTCTGGTCTCCAGTCGTCTGGAGCACAAATCAGTCAGCTTCGACATCGAGCTCACGGATGACCTCCCTCCGGTCCTTGCCGATCAGGAATTCCTGCACCGCATCTTCATCTATCTCATCGGACATGGCGCCGACATCGTCGAACAATCCGGCTCGATGCGCATCAGGGCTTCGCAAGCCAACGAACTGGTCGTGACCGACCTGATCATGGACCCGGTGCGCACTCCGGCGACAGGGCAAGAGCGTCTCATCATGCCCTTCGAGGACGACGAGATGAACCTGGCCATGTGTCTGCTGCTGGTCGAACGCATTGGCGGGCACCTGCAGATTGAACAAAAGGATTCCATGGCGCGGCTGACAATGTCCGTGCCCAAGGCCCCCGCCCGCGAGGATTAAAATCCGCGGTCACCGGATGAAAAGGACGACATCAATAGCTGATTTCAAAAATTTCCTCTTTGCGACCACGACATTATGGACGAATAACGGCACATGTTCTATGCTGTTCCTTCACCCGCGCACATTCCCCGCGCTTTCGGGAATGCTATCATGAACCTGATCCACACAAGGAGCCTCCATGGCCCAGGATATTAGCTGCGTCAGTGTCGACGACCCCAAACTCTCCGCGCTTTTTCGTCCCTTTGCCCTGAAGATGGAGCAGCAAGGCCTGCCCGCCATCGTCATCAATACCTTCAAGTGTTACTTTAACCAATTTCTTTACGGTGCCCAGGGCAAGCTCTCCGACCGGGATATCGTGGCCGTGCATGACGATGAACTTGCGGAATATGATGCCATGGAGCAATTCAAGGCCAAGGGCGAAGAGGCGCTGGACAAGACCGCCGTCATAAAACTCAACGGCGGCCTGGGTACGAGCATGGGCCTGGAATCGGCCAAGTCGCTCATTCCGGTCAAGGAGGGGCTCAGCTTTCTGGACCTCATCCTGTTGCAGGCCAAGACGGTCCGCACCCACTACGGGGTGGACTTTCCGCAAGTGTTCATGAACAGCTTCAAAACCCACATGGACACCATGCTCAAGGTCGGCGATTTCAACAACGGCACCACCGGCATCGACCTTGCCTTCCTGCAGCATCGTTACCCCAAGATCATGGCCAAGGACCACACCCCGGCATCCTGGCCCCAGAATCCCGAACTGGAATGGAATCCTCCCGGGCACGGCGACATCTACACCGCCATGATCACCTCGGGCATCCTCGACGCCCTGCTGGACAAAGGCTACATTTACGCCGTCATCTCCAACTCAGACAATCTCGGGGCCATCATGAACCGTCGGCTGCTCGGCTACATGGTCCACCACAACCTGCCTTTTCTCATGGAAGTCGCGCGACGCACGGATCAGGACAAGAAAGGCGGGCATCTCTGCCGCCTGAAAAAGAACAGGCAGCTCGCCCTGCGCGAAGTGGCACAGTGCCCCGACACCGAGATGGACTCGTTCTGCGACATCGAAAAATACAAATTCTTCAACACCAACTCCATCTGGATAGACCTGCGCATCCTGCAGTCCGTTTTCGTCTCGCACCGGATGATGCCCCTTGACCTGATCATAAATCCCAAAAGCCTGGATCCACGGGACCCGTCCTCCCCCAAGGTCTTTCAACTTGAGACGGCCATGGGTTCGGCCATCACCAATTTCCTCAATGCCCAGGCCGTCATCGTGCCCAGAAAACGCTTTGCGCCGGTCAAGACAACCAACGACCTGCTCCTGGTCATGTCCGACTGCTTCGTGCGCACGGAACGCGAAACCATCATCCCCAACCCGGACCGCGTCACTTCCATGCCGTCCATTTCCCTGGACTCGCGGCATTACAAGAAAATCGACGCGTTCCTGGCCCGCTTTCCCAAGAATCCGCCGTCCCTGCTCAATTGCGACAGCCTTGTCGTCGAAGGGGATGTGCTCTTCGAGCAGGATGTGCAGTGCATAGGTGATGTCCGCCTCGTCAACCCAGGGCCGAATCAGGTCGTGGTCAAGGCCGGCAGCGTGCTCCAGGGAGAAACCCTTTTTGCGTGACGCAGGCTTGAGTTTCCCTGGCCGTGTCCTGCCGCTACTGGCGGCCCTGGTATGCTTGCTGCTTCTTGCCCTGTGTCCGGCAAGCGCCATGGCCGCCAAACAGGTATTCATCCTCAATTCCTACCACCCTGACTACAAATGGTCCGCGGACATCATGCACGGGCTGGAAGCGACCTTGCATCAATATGATCCGGAAGTGCTCATCCACGTCGAACACATGGACACCAAGCGCAACCTCGATCCCGAATATCTCGCCAACCTTCCTAACTTCATGGAGCTCAAATACGCCTTCCTGCGTCCCGATCTGGTCATCACGGTGGACGAAAGCGCCTTCTTTTTCATTCTTGAACACGGTGCGCGCATCTTCCCGGACACTCCCGTGGTCTTTTGCGGCGTGAACACCAACCCCCTGCCGCCGCTGCCCCGGAACATGACCGGCGTGCGCGAATACGCGGACCTGAACACGAACGTGAAGCTCATGCGCAGGCTACAGCCGCAAATGCGCAAGCTGATGGTCATCTCGGACAAGACCGCCACGGGCGTTGCTGCCGTGGCCGAACTGCACAAGGTCGTCCCCCCGGACCTGCCTCTGCAGGTGCTTGAGGATGCCCCCCTGCCGGAGCTGATGGAGCAGGTCAAAGGGATCGGCCCGGAGACGGGACTTCTCTTTCTGCTCTATTTCCAGGACCGCGATGGCCGGGTCCACGGCGCGACGGAAGCCATCTCGGCCATTTCCCAGGCCAGCCCGGTGCCGGTTTACGGGGTCTGGAATTTTCTCATGGGCCACGGACTTTTCGGAGGCTACCTGACCAACGGATATGAACAGGGCCGGATCGCGGGCAACATGGCCGGGCGAATCCTGGGTGGCGCGCGCCCAGTCGACCTGCCCGTGACCTATGATGACGGAATCCAGCTGGAAGTGGACATGCGCCAGATGGAGCGCTTCGGAATCACTCCCGACCGATTGCCGCCGGAGACGAAATTCCTTCACCCCAAAAGGGGAACCGAGCATGAAATCCTGATCCTTCATTCGTACCACAAGGGTTTCAAGTGGACCGACGACATTGAATCCGGAATCAGGGAAAGCCTGGGAGCGGACGCCGCGAACGTGGAAATGCATGTCGAATACATGGACACCAAGCGCCATCCCGAGCCTGAATTCACGTATCTGAACTACATCCTTATGCGTGAAAAGTATCGCTCGGCCAAATTTTCCGCAGTGCTGACCTCCGACGACAACGCCTTCAACTTTGCCCGCCAGTACCGGCAGACCCTGTTCAACAACGCGCCCATCATCTTTTGCGGCGTGAACTATCTCACCGATCAACAATCCCTGTCCGCTCAGGGAATAACCGGAGTGCTCGAATCCTACGACATCGTCAGCACGGTGCAGGCCGCCTCCCGCCTCCTGCCCAGGGCCAAAAAACTTTTCGTCATCAACGACGCCACCCCGACGGGCCTTGGCAACCACAACCGCTTCGAGGAGGTTCGCCACCTGCTGCCCGCCTCCCTTGACATCGAACTCCTTGAAAACATTTCCATGACCCGTCTGCTCGAACGTCTGCCAACGCTGCCGCCGGACAGCTTCATCCTGCTCATGAGCTTCAACCAGGACCGCGACGGGAACACCTTCTCCTACGAGGAGAGCTGCAAGAAAATCGTGAGCGCAAGCCCCGTGCCGGTCTTTTCCTTCTGGGACTTCTATCTGGGAGCCGGGTCCATCGGAGGGATGGTCACCAGCGGCCGTCACCAGGGACTGGCCGCCGGAAATCTGCTCCGAAACGTCCTGCGCGGACAAAAAGCCGGCAATCTGCCGATCATCACCATAAGTCCCAACGCGTTCATCTTCGACGCCAAGGCCATGAAAAGGCAAGGAATGGACTTTGGACTACTCCCCAGCGGCGCAACGATCATCAACGATGAATCGGACGCATCCCGGCATACCCGCGCCCTGTGGACGATCACGGCCCTGATTCTGATCATCGCCATGCTGCTTGGCATTCTTGTCGTCTTTTACCGCTATCAGCAGCGCAAACGCCGGGCCCTGGAGCGCTCCGTGCGCATCGACCCCCTGACGGGAGCGAGCACCAGAAGCGCCTTTGAATCGGAAATGCCGCAAAAAATCAAAGCAGCCGTGGAAAAAAACGAAAGGTTCATGTTCTGCTATGTGGACGTGGACAAGCTCAAGCAGGTCAACGACACTTACGGACATCTTCACGGCGACACCTACCTGAAGGAAGTCGTGTCCATCATTCGCGCCTGCGTCCGCGCCAGTGACGAAATCTACCGCATCGGCGGCGACGAGTTCGTGCTCATCTTTCCCGGATGCGGCCCGGACGAGGTTCAACGGGTCTGGAACAAGGTCCTCATACTCATCGACGCCGCAAACAACTCCGGCAGGATTCCCTACACCATGGGAGTCACCCACGGCTGCACGGCCTTCAACCCCCAGGAACCTCAGGATCTGGCAACCCTGCTCAAGAAGGCCGACCAATCCATGTACACGCGCAAAAACATCCACACGTCCTGACCCCGATTTCTGTTCTGTCCTCCCCCTCCTCCATTCCCCTTGCTCAGGGCTCCCGATCCGGAGCCCTGAGCATTTTATCGAGACGCAAAACCATACATCACTGCAAGAAACCGTCATCCCCTTGAAGAAGGGGATCCATCCCTTTTTTAACTACCTGAAAAGAATGGATCTCGCGCTATTGCCCGAGATGGCCCAACTTCGCGGCAATGACCAGCAGGTTCTTTCCTGACTTTTCACAGCACAGCCATTTCATACAAGACCAGTCCGAATACTCCGTAATGAAAAGCATTTTTCCCTGTGAAATAATGCACGCCGGAATTGTCATACAATCTGTTGCGCAAATCATTTTAATGATGATAATGTATGACAAATTCTAGACAATTTATCCGGAGGCAGCACGATGAGCATGCGTTTGGGAATCCGAAACAGGTTGCTTTTGTTGGTTGGCGTGATGCTCGTCTTCATCGGCGCGGTGGTCTCTTTTTTCGTATACCAGGCCGCGAACTCCAAATCACAAATGATAGATCGAGTGGGCATCATCATGACCGATGAGGCCAAGGACAAGATCAAGGTGCTGACCCTGGCGTTAACGAAATCCGTCGAGGCCGGCATCAGGGACGTGACCGATGAGGATGAAAGAATTGGCGTAATCAGAAATCTTGTAACCGACATTCGCTTTGAAGAGGATCAATCGGGATACATTTTCGTCTATCAGGGCACCATCAACAGAATCATGCCGCCAAACCCGGCCCTTGAAGGCACCGACCTCAAAGATCTCAAGGATCCCAACGGACTGTATCTCATTCGCGAACTGAGCGAGGCGGCCGAAAAAGGCGGCGGGTTCGTCGAATACATTTTCGACAAACCGGGCAAGGGCAACCAGCCCAAGATCAGTTATTCCACCCTGATCCCCGGCACCGACCTCTGGATCGGAACGGGCATCTACATCGACAACATCGCCGAAGCCCAGGCGAAAGTCGCGGCCGACCTGGAAAGCGCGGCCGCAAGGTCCCTGACCATCGCCATGTCCTTCATCGGTGCCGGATTCGCCTTTCTGGTCCTGCCCCTGACCATCTTCCTCATCCGCTCCATCATCACCCCGCTGAAGCGCATGATCGGCATGCTTAAAGACATCGCCCAGGGCGAAGGCGATCTGACCGCCCGCCTCAAGGACACCTCCGGCACGGAAACCCAGGAACTGGCCGAATGGTTCAACAAGTTCGTTGAGCAGGTGCATGGCATCATCCGCGAAGTGGCCGGCAACTCAGCGCAGGTCAATCAGGCCTCGACGGGACTCCTTGGCCTGGCCACCGACCTGCGCGGCGCATCCAGCGACATGACCGCCAAATCAACCAACGTGGCCGCCGCTACCGAAGAGATGAGCTCCAACATGAACTCCGTGGCCTCGGCCATGGAAGAGTTCTCCATCAACATCGGGACAGTGGCCACCGCCTCCGAGGAAATGACCGCGACCATCGCCGAAATCTCCCAGAACGCGAGCAAGGCCAAGGACATCACCGGTCACGCCGTCGGCAAGGCCACGGAAGCCTCGCGCCGGGTGGACGAGCTTGGCCATGCCGCGCGGGAAATCGACAAGGTCACCGAGACCATCACGGCCATTTCCTCCCAGACCAACCTTCTGGCTTTGAACGCCACCATCGAGGCGGCCCGGGCCGGAGAAGCAGGACGCGGTTTTGCCGTCGTCGCCAACGAGATCAAGGAACTGGCCATGCAGACCGCCCGCGCCACGGAGGAAATCCGGGGCAAGATCCAGGGCATCCAGAGCGCGACCGGGGTCACGGTTTCTGAAATCCAGCAGGTCAGCCAGGTCATCAACGAAGTGGACTCCATCGTCGGCACCATCGCGGCCGCAGTCGAGGAACAGTCCGTCACGACCCGCGACATCGCGGACAACGTCGGCCAGGCATCGCAGGGTGTGCAGGAAGTGAACGAGAACGTGTCCCAGGCCGAATCAGTGACCCGCGACATCGCCAAGGAAGTGGCTTCCGTGAACGAAGCCTCCGGCGACATCGCCCAGTCGGCCGAGGCGGTGCAAGCCAGCTCCGAAAGCCTGAGCGGACTGGCCCGCGACCTCAACGCCATGGTTGGCAAGTTCAGGATCTGAGCTTGGCAGAGCAGCCTCGAATCAAGCCCGGCTCGAAAAGCCGGGCTTTTTCTTTGGAATGAAGGCGGAGCAGGTTTCGTTTACGTCACGAAGCGGGTGCGGGTTGGTCCGGTCAGGTCGCTTCGACTGTCTGACCGAGCCAAGCATCGTTGGCAGAATCGTTGCCGTTCATCTTGCTCCGCTTTTTCGCCCTGCACGCAACGATTGCGCCGTACGAGGCCCGCGAGGGAGTTTCGAAGCGGCCTGACCGGACCAGCCCGTGCTCGCGCCCACCACAGTACTTCAAGGCGTTCTCATTGCGATATGATGGTGCGCGTAGCTCGATTGGAGGCATCAAAATGCAGAGACGCCTGGAGTCGGAAGGCCGTCGCGGAGGCGCAGAGAAAAATCAGGATCATCGCCAAAGGCCCGGGCACGCGCATTGATGTGGCTGATCCGCTTGAGTTCAGTGAAGGGCAGCCGGGTGTCGAGCATGCCACGCTCATAAGCCATCTCGTCCACGAAGCCGTTGACCAGCATGCGCCAGTCGATGCGGGCGTCGCTGGTGTATGGGCGGGCGTGACCGCGGATGTTGGTCGTACAGTTGCTTATAAGGGCGTTGTACCACTGCGGACGCGCATAAAGCTCGTTGATCTGACGCAGGTACTGCAGGAAAACCGGCCCCGCCACGTCCGGATTGAAAGCCAGCCGATACAGATACACGTCCTCATTGCGAAAATTTGTGCGCAGGCGGACCAGATCGCGCTCGTCGGCCAGCACACAAATCAGTTCGTACTGTCGAAAGAATCCGCGCAACGCGGAATATTCTTCGTCAACGGTCTTGCGGGTTTCGATGGAGACGCAAACGAAGTCGTCATCGCCGAATTGAAAGCTGAGCATGGTATGGGCAATGAGCGGCGAACCCCAGTAAACCAGAAACAGGTCCACAGCCTTGAGCTGTGAGAGGCGCACGGTCTTGTCGTAATGATTGACGGTGTACTGGGTTTCGGAAGTGTATTCGCAATTGCGGATATTGCGCAGAGTGATCAGGTCACCATTGATTTTGGCACGCGGCAGGATGGCGACATCGGGTTGCCAGTCTCTGGTATTCGACGGTTCCAGGGCAAACCACCAGACCAGAATCAGGAAAAACGCAGGACCGAACACGGCCAGCCGCATCCGCCACCCGCGCAACATGAGTGCTCCCAGCAGCAGCGCCCCTGCCGCCACTGCGGCCGGAACGCGCCAGAACTGCGGCAGATCGCCATAATAAACGGCCGGCACAGTCCACAGGACAGCCCCCAGCAGCACGACATAGAGCAGCGCCTGAGCGCCAATGCGGACAAGTTTTCGCATGAATATCACTTTAGTTTCAGCGCGCACATTTTAAGCAGCGGCCTGCATGTTGACCAGACCCGAGGGAAATGCCCTGTCAGGACAGTGCTCGCCCATCGGGGTCAGCCGACAAGCGGGGAAAGCAGCACGCCCTTGGCCAGCAGTTCCTCGAACTCCTGCGCGGGAACGGGTCGGCTGGCAAGATAGCCTTGCAGCACGATGGGTCCCATGGAAGCCAGCAGGCTTCGTTGGGCCTGGGTTTCCACGCCCTCGGCGACCAGGCGCAGATTGAGGGTCCGGGCCATGGATACGATGGCGGCGACAATGGCCCGACTGTCGGGATCGTCGGTGATGTCCTTCACGAAGGAACGATCGATCTTGAGCCCGTCAATGGGCAGGCGCTTCAGGTAGGAAAGGGAGGAATAGCCGGTCCCGAAGTCGTCGAGGAAAAAGGTTCCCCCTGCTTCGCGCAGATTGAGCAACGTCGTCTCGGCCTTGCTCACGTCGCCCATGAGCATGGACTCGGTAATCTCGAAATACAATTTTCCCGGACGCAGCTCCGTGTGCAGCAGCACCTCGCGCAGGGTCAGGGCCAGATCCGTTCCGGAAAATTGCCGCGAGGATATGTTCACGGACATGGTCAGGTCATGCCCTGCGTCCTGCCAGAGCTTGGCCTGACGCGCGGCCGTGCGCAGCACCCAGTCGCCAAGCGGCAGGATGAGCCCGGAATCCTCGGCCAGGGGAATGAACTCCGCGGGAGAAATGAGCTTGCCGTCGCTACGCCAGCGGATGAGCGCCTCGGCCCCGAGTATTTCCCCGCTCTGGATATGCACCAGCGGCTGGTAGAAAAGCTCGAACTCCTGGGCCTCGATGGCCTTGCGCAGCTTGTATTCCATGGAAATGCGCCGATGCGCGGCCACGTCCATCTCCGGGGTGAAATACTGGTAATTGTTGCGTCCCAGGTTTTTGGCCCGGTACATGGCCATGTCCGCATTCTTGATCAGCTTCGATCCCTCGGAGCCGTCGTCGGGTGCGATGGTCACGCCGATGCTGGCCGTGACGAAATACTCGACATCCCCGTGATGAAACGGAGCTTTCAAGGCTTCGAGCATCCGGGTCGCGATGTGGCTGGCGGCATCGACGGATTCGATCTCCGGCAACAGGACCAGAAATTCATCCCCACCCAGTCGGGCCAGGGTGTCCCCGCTGCGCAGGAGTTTTTCCATGCGGCGGGAGAGTTCCACCAGCAGCGCATCGCCGACACCGTGTCCCAATCCGTCGTTGATGGTCTTGAAGTTGTCGAGATCAAAAAAGAGCAGCGCGAGCTTGCCCTCGCTGCGTTCAAGTTGCGCCAGCGCCATGCGCAGCCGGTCGCCGAGCAGGATGCGGTTGGGCAGACCGGTCAGGGCATCGTGCTGGGCCTGATATTCCAGGGCGTCCTGCTGCCGCTTGAGCTCGGTTATGTCGTGAAAAATGGAAACATAGTTGGTAATCTCTCCCGCATCGTTCTTGATCGCGCTGATGGTCAGCCACTCGGGATAGGATTCGCCGTTTTTGCGACGGTTCCAGATTTCACCGGCCCAGTGCCCATCCGCCACGAGCTTGGCCCACATATCCTGATAGAAATGCTGCGGATGCCGATCGGACTTGAGTATGCGCGGGTTACCGCCCACGGCCTCTTGCGGGGTGTATCCGGTGATGATGCTGAAGCCCGGATTGACCTGTTCGATGGTCCCATGGACGTCGGTGACCACGATCCCCTCGACGGTATTCTCGAAAACCTTGGCGGCCAGCATGAGCTTCTCCTCGGCCTTCTTGCGCATGCTGATGTCGCGGACCACCGCCAGATAGAACTCCGGATGATCAGCCTTGCCCCACAGGGGAGAAATGGTCGCCAGCCCCCAAAAAAAGGTTCCATCCTTGCGCACATAGCGCTTTTCCAGAGTGATCTCCTTGTGCGTCTTCGCGACCAGACTCTGCATGGCATCCTGCGAAACCTGCCAATCATCGGGGTGCACAAGATCATGCGGAGTAAGCTGGCCAAGCTCCGTGGCGGAATAGCCCGTAAGGTCGGAAAATTTCTGGTTCACCTTGATGAACCGGTGCGAAACGCCCTCGAACTGGGCCACGCCTACGCTGGCCATCTCGAAAAAAGCCCTGAAACTGCGCTCGCTGGCGGACAAGGCGGCGGTACGCTCGTGAACCTGCCTGCTGAGCCGCGCATTGAAAAAGAAAAGCATGGCCGTGATCCCGGTTCCGACAAAAAGGAAAATGCCCAGAACGATCAAAGTCATGCGGATGGCCTGCTGCTTGCGGGCCTGCAGATTCTCCTTGAATTCCGGATAGAGAAATCCGGACAGGTCGTAATCCGGGCTCATCATCCCCAGTTTGACATAAAGGTCTGCGATGTGCCGCCAACGCTCGGGATTCATGTGGCCGATCTCGACAAAATCCGGACGGATCAGCCTGCGCATGGTCTTGGCTTCGA
Coding sequences within it:
- a CDS encoding UTP--glucose-1-phosphate uridylyltransferase, whose protein sequence is MAQDISCVSVDDPKLSALFRPFALKMEQQGLPAIVINTFKCYFNQFLYGAQGKLSDRDIVAVHDDELAEYDAMEQFKAKGEEALDKTAVIKLNGGLGTSMGLESAKSLIPVKEGLSFLDLILLQAKTVRTHYGVDFPQVFMNSFKTHMDTMLKVGDFNNGTTGIDLAFLQHRYPKIMAKDHTPASWPQNPELEWNPPGHGDIYTAMITSGILDALLDKGYIYAVISNSDNLGAIMNRRLLGYMVHHNLPFLMEVARRTDQDKKGGHLCRLKKNRQLALREVAQCPDTEMDSFCDIEKYKFFNTNSIWIDLRILQSVFVSHRMMPLDLIINPKSLDPRDPSSPKVFQLETAMGSAITNFLNAQAVIVPRKRFAPVKTTNDLLLVMSDCFVRTERETIIPNPDRVTSMPSISLDSRHYKKIDAFLARFPKNPPSLLNCDSLVVEGDVLFEQDVQCIGDVRLVNPGPNQVVVKAGSVLQGETLFA
- a CDS encoding methyl-accepting chemotaxis protein: MSMRLGIRNRLLLLVGVMLVFIGAVVSFFVYQAANSKSQMIDRVGIIMTDEAKDKIKVLTLALTKSVEAGIRDVTDEDERIGVIRNLVTDIRFEEDQSGYIFVYQGTINRIMPPNPALEGTDLKDLKDPNGLYLIRELSEAAEKGGGFVEYIFDKPGKGNQPKISYSTLIPGTDLWIGTGIYIDNIAEAQAKVAADLESAAARSLTIAMSFIGAGFAFLVLPLTIFLIRSIITPLKRMIGMLKDIAQGEGDLTARLKDTSGTETQELAEWFNKFVEQVHGIIREVAGNSAQVNQASTGLLGLATDLRGASSDMTAKSTNVAAATEEMSSNMNSVASAMEEFSINIGTVATASEEMTATIAEISQNASKAKDITGHAVGKATEASRRVDELGHAAREIDKVTETITAISSQTNLLALNATIEAARAGEAGRGFAVVANEIKELAMQTARATEEIRGKIQGIQSATGVTVSEIQQVSQVINEVDSIVGTIAAAVEEQSVTTRDIADNVGQASQGVQEVNENVSQAESVTRDIAKEVASVNEASGDIAQSAEAVQASSESLSGLARDLNAMVGKFRI
- a CDS encoding EAL domain-containing protein yields the protein MGPFSLLSAILAFLTLAGLFLAPCDSVFAASNSPQNVRLQLKWRHQFQFAGYYAAVSQGFFEDEGLQVELLEGAPGIDPAARLVSGEAEFAVDSPAILIKRQEGSPLVALAAIFQHSPSVMMTLKDSRLDSPHDLRGKRIMMTSATDPECLAMLVSEGVALESVTLVPHSWDIEDLVAGRVDAMSAYLTSEPYHMQERGVPAAYIRPINYGVDFYGDCLVSTEEQVEKHPERVEAFLRAVQRGWRYAMENPEELAQLIRARYSSELSMEHLLFEAKTMRRLIRPDFVEIGHMNPERWRHIADLYVKLGMMSPDYDLSGFLYPEFKENLQARKQQAIRMTLIVLGIFLFVGTGITAMLFFFNARLSRQVHERTAALSASERSFRAFFEMASVGVAQFEGVSHRFIKVNQKFSDLTGYSATELGQLTPHDLVHPDDWQVSQDAMQSLVAKTHKEITLEKRYVRKDGTFFWGLATISPLWGKADHPEFYLAVVRDISMRKKAEEKLMLAAKVFENTVEGIVVTDVHGTIEQVNPGFSIITGYTPQEAVGGNPRILKSDRHPQHFYQDMWAKLVADGHWAGEIWNRRKNGESYPEWLTISAIKNDAGEITNYVSIFHDITELKRQQDALEYQAQHDALTGLPNRILLGDRLRMALAQLERSEGKLALLFFDLDNFKTINDGLGHGVGDALLVELSRRMEKLLRSGDTLARLGGDEFLVLLPEIESVDAASHIATRMLEALKAPFHHGDVEYFVTASIGVTIAPDDGSEGSKLIKNADMAMYRAKNLGRNNYQYFTPEMDVAAHRRISMEYKLRKAIEAQEFELFYQPLVHIQSGEILGAEALIRWRSDGKLISPAEFIPLAEDSGLILPLGDWVLRTAARQAKLWQDAGHDLTMSVNISSRQFSGTDLALTLREVLLHTELRPGKLYFEITESMLMGDVSKAETTLLNLREAGGTFFLDDFGTGYSSLSYLKRLPIDGLKIDRSFVKDITDDPDSRAIVAAIVSMARTLNLRLVAEGVETQAQRSLLASMGPIVLQGYLASRPVPAQEFEELLAKGVLLSPLVG
- a CDS encoding response regulator, with protein sequence MPQSILIVEDDEHLRTSLAANLEDAGFRIHEATDARKAMHLFMHLAPDLVLLDLGISDDEGMGLLGDMKISRPSTPVIIVSGRTHISHAIDAFKAGAFDYVTKPILSMDIFINGLRNCLAQSGMQRRIHDTQEHLIRLIGKLPVIIFIINRNLEFEFLNHATTQILGYLPQEILKSPRSFLRRIVREDRRRFLIALKKSLQPETAEFSLEFRFLHKKGYPVSLLLQSIASPLPPGGTPDRIEGMIMDMTRNSYLDKLLRQNEKLSMLRTMTEEVAHEIRNPLVALGGFARQLRLRYPEAVETRVILEECNRLERLLQRITAYLEPIDVTLTPCQLAPTVNFIMSLVSSRLEHKSVSFDIELTDDLPPVLADQEFLHRIFIYLIGHGADIVEQSGSMRIRASQANELVVTDLIMDPVRTPATGQERLIMPFEDDEMNLAMCLLLVERIGGHLQIEQKDSMARLTMSVPKAPARED
- a CDS encoding ABC transporter substrate binding protein, yielding MRDAGLSFPGRVLPLLAALVCLLLLALCPASAMAAKQVFILNSYHPDYKWSADIMHGLEATLHQYDPEVLIHVEHMDTKRNLDPEYLANLPNFMELKYAFLRPDLVITVDESAFFFILEHGARIFPDTPVVFCGVNTNPLPPLPRNMTGVREYADLNTNVKLMRRLQPQMRKLMVISDKTATGVAAVAELHKVVPPDLPLQVLEDAPLPELMEQVKGIGPETGLLFLLYFQDRDGRVHGATEAISAISQASPVPVYGVWNFLMGHGLFGGYLTNGYEQGRIAGNMAGRILGGARPVDLPVTYDDGIQLEVDMRQMERFGITPDRLPPETKFLHPKRGTEHEILILHSYHKGFKWTDDIESGIRESLGADAANVEMHVEYMDTKRHPEPEFTYLNYILMREKYRSAKFSAVLTSDDNAFNFARQYRQTLFNNAPIIFCGVNYLTDQQSLSAQGITGVLESYDIVSTVQAASRLLPRAKKLFVINDATPTGLGNHNRFEEVRHLLPASLDIELLENISMTRLLERLPTLPPDSFILLMSFNQDRDGNTFSYEESCKKIVSASPVPVFSFWDFYLGAGSIGGMVTSGRHQGLAAGNLLRNVLRGQKAGNLPIITISPNAFIFDAKAMKRQGMDFGLLPSGATIINDESDASRHTRALWTITALILIIAMLLGILVVFYRYQQRKRRALERSVRIDPLTGASTRSAFESEMPQKIKAAVEKNERFMFCYVDVDKLKQVNDTYGHLHGDTYLKEVVSIIRACVRASDEIYRIGGDEFVLIFPGCGPDEVQRVWNKVLILIDAANNSGRIPYTMGVTHGCTAFNPQEPQDLATLLKKADQSMYTRKNIHTS
- a CDS encoding Lnb N-terminal periplasmic domain-containing protein, whose product is MRKLVRIGAQALLYVVLLGAVLWTVPAVYYGDLPQFWRVPAAVAAGALLLGALMLRGWRMRLAVFGPAFFLILVWWFALEPSNTRDWQPDVAILPRAKINGDLITLRNIRNCEYTSETQYTVNHYDKTVRLSQLKAVDLFLVYWGSPLIAHTMLSFQFGDDDFVCVSIETRKTVDEEYSALRGFFRQYELICVLADERDLVRLRTNFRNEDVYLYRLAFNPDVAGPVFLQYLRQINELYARPQWYNALISNCTTNIRGHARPYTSDARIDWRMLVNGFVDEMAYERGMLDTRLPFTELKRISHINARARAFGDDPDFSLRLRDGLPTPGVSAF